From a single Rutidosis leptorrhynchoides isolate AG116_Rl617_1_P2 chromosome 5, CSIRO_AGI_Rlap_v1, whole genome shotgun sequence genomic region:
- the LOC139849242 gene encoding uncharacterized protein, translating into MNYNMQGWEKSLAEVHSMLKTAEQNIPSKVSNPGVLMIRDGKVKKNKPKTWGKGKGKSISKKKIPPPPKKENPAKDAECFHCGKVGHWRRNCPSYLSELRKGKAGEASKSGNEKK; encoded by the exons atgaattacaatatgcaaggttgggagaaatctctggcagaggtgcactcgatgctcaaaactgctgaacagaatattccatctaaggtttccaatccgggtgtcctgatgattagggatggtaaggtgaaaaagaataagccgaaaacttggggaaaaggaaaaggaaagtcaatttctaagaagaagattccaccacctcccaagaaagaaaacccagcgaaagacgccgaatgtttccactgtggaaaagttggccactggaggaggaactgtccctcctacctatctgagttgagaaaaggcaaggCTGGCGAagccagcaaatcag ggaatgagaagaagtaa